The following coding sequences lie in one Micromonospora sp. R77 genomic window:
- the nusG gene encoding transcription termination/antitermination protein NusG: protein MPEYDETAETTDEQSTVATAANDESVEAASEPEFPTTEPAPDEDYDPVAELRQKLRYAPGDWYVVHSYAGYENKVKTNLETRITSLDMEDFIYQVEVPTREEVEVKNGKRSQIQAKVFPGYILVRMELTAESYSCVRNTPGVTGFVGATDRADRPAPLSLDEVLKWLAPAVETEQKKAKPEIKVLDFEVGDSVTVTDGAFASLPATISEINADQQKLKVLVSIFGRETPVELNFNQVAKI from the coding sequence GTGCCTGAGTACGACGAGACCGCCGAGACCACGGACGAGCAGTCCACGGTGGCGACGGCGGCCAACGATGAGTCGGTCGAGGCCGCCAGCGAGCCGGAATTCCCGACCACCGAGCCCGCCCCGGACGAGGACTACGACCCGGTCGCCGAGCTGCGCCAGAAGCTGCGCTACGCCCCCGGCGACTGGTACGTGGTGCACTCCTACGCCGGCTACGAGAACAAGGTCAAGACCAACCTCGAGACCCGGATCACCTCCCTCGACATGGAGGACTTCATCTACCAGGTCGAGGTGCCGACCCGGGAAGAGGTCGAGGTCAAGAACGGCAAGCGGTCGCAGATCCAGGCGAAGGTCTTCCCGGGCTACATCCTGGTCCGGATGGAGCTGACGGCCGAGTCCTACTCCTGCGTCCGGAACACCCCGGGCGTCACCGGTTTCGTCGGGGCGACCGACCGGGCCGACCGCCCGGCGCCGCTGAGCCTCGACGAGGTGCTGAAGTGGCTGGCCCCGGCGGTCGAGACCGAGCAGAAGAAGGCCAAGCCCGAGATCAAGGTCCTCGACTTCGAGGTCGGCGACTCGGTCACCGTCACCGACGGCGCGTTCGCCTCGCTGCCGGCGACGATCAGCGAGATCAACGCCGACCAGCAGAAGCTCAAGGTGCTGGTGTCGATCTTCGGCCGGGAGACGCCGGTCGAGCTGAACTTCAACCAGGTCGCCAAGATCTGA
- the secE gene encoding preprotein translocase subunit SecE → MAESKRRGEDADDERLRDDAVVDDEATDDTDADEPVSRGGTATRKRARAESSDERKTRKDTERIGLFARIARFFREVVAELRKVIWPTRKELLTYTAVVVTFVAVMLTIVAGLDYGFAKAVLWVFGNPS, encoded by the coding sequence GTGGCCGAGAGCAAGCGGCGCGGCGAGGACGCCGACGACGAGCGCCTGCGTGACGACGCGGTCGTCGACGACGAGGCCACCGATGACACCGATGCGGACGAGCCGGTCTCCCGGGGCGGCACCGCGACCCGTAAGCGGGCCCGCGCCGAGTCCTCGGACGAGCGGAAGACCCGCAAGGACACCGAGCGGATCGGGCTCTTCGCCCGCATCGCGCGGTTCTTCCGCGAGGTCGTGGCCGAACTGCGTAAGGTCATCTGGCCGACCCGCAAGGAGCTGCTGACCTACACGGCCGTGGTGGTCACCTTCGTCGCGGTGATGCTGACGATCGTGGCCGGCCTGGACTACGGCTTCGCGAAGGCGGTGCTGTGGGTCTTCGGCAACCCCAGCTGA